From Streptomyces griseorubiginosus, one genomic window encodes:
- a CDS encoding DUF885 domain-containing protein produces the protein MSETQIPLPRQVADAYVDELIALDPVTGTYLGVKESSSKLPDTSPAGQEALAELARATLAKLDEAERQPGADTDIERRCGRLLRERLTAELAVHEAEEGLRSVGNMATAAHSIREVFTVTPTETEEDWAAIAERLRAVPAAYAGYRESLALGLERKLHAAPRPTATFVEQLTEWADTDGNGRGWFEDFAAAGPDALRTELDEAARAATASVAELRDWMRDVYAPTIAGAPNTVGRERYARWARYFNGTDLDLDEAYAYGWSEYHRLLGEMKQEAEKILPGAATPWAALAHLDEHGKHIDGVDEVRDWLQGLMDQAIDSLDGTHFELAERVRRVESCIAPPGSAAAPYYTPPSEDFSRPGRTWLPTMGQTRFPVYDLVSTWYHEGVPGHHLQLAQWAHVAENLSRYQAAVGGVSANAEGWALYAERLMDELGFLTDPEQRLGYLDAQMMRATRVIVDIGMHLELEIPADSPFHPGERWTPELAQEFFGAHSSRPADFVESELTRYLTIPGQAIGYKLGERAWLLGREKARQRHGEAFDLKAWHMAALSQGSLGLDDLVDELARL, from the coding sequence TACCTATCTCGGTGTGAAGGAGAGTTCGAGCAAGCTTCCCGATACCTCACCGGCGGGCCAGGAGGCCCTCGCGGAGCTTGCGCGGGCCACCCTCGCCAAGCTCGACGAGGCCGAGCGGCAGCCCGGCGCCGACACTGACATCGAGCGCCGGTGCGGCCGGCTCCTGCGGGAGCGGCTGACCGCCGAACTCGCCGTGCACGAGGCCGAGGAGGGGCTGCGCTCGGTCGGCAACATGGCCACGGCCGCGCACTCGATCCGCGAGGTCTTCACCGTCACCCCGACGGAGACGGAGGAGGACTGGGCGGCGATCGCCGAGCGGCTGCGGGCGGTGCCGGCCGCGTACGCCGGTTACCGCGAGTCCCTCGCGCTCGGCCTGGAGCGCAAGCTGCACGCCGCCCCCCGTCCGACCGCCACGTTCGTCGAGCAGCTCACCGAGTGGGCGGACACCGACGGCAACGGCCGGGGCTGGTTCGAGGACTTCGCGGCGGCCGGCCCCGACGCGCTGCGCACCGAGCTGGACGAGGCCGCCCGCGCCGCGACCGCCTCCGTGGCGGAGCTGCGCGACTGGATGCGGGACGTGTACGCGCCGACGATCGCGGGCGCCCCGAACACGGTGGGCCGCGAGCGGTACGCCCGCTGGGCCCGCTACTTCAACGGCACCGACCTCGACCTGGACGAGGCGTACGCGTACGGCTGGTCCGAGTACCACCGGCTGCTCGGCGAGATGAAGCAGGAGGCCGAGAAGATCCTGCCCGGCGCCGCGACGCCGTGGGCGGCGCTCGCCCACCTCGACGAGCACGGCAAGCACATCGACGGCGTCGACGAGGTCCGCGACTGGCTCCAGGGCCTGATGGACCAGGCGATCGACTCGCTCGACGGCACCCATTTCGAACTCGCCGAGCGGGTGCGGAGGGTGGAGTCGTGCATCGCCCCGCCCGGTAGTGCGGCGGCGCCCTACTACACGCCTCCGTCGGAGGACTTCTCGCGTCCCGGCCGCACCTGGCTGCCGACGATGGGCCAGACCCGTTTCCCGGTCTACGACCTCGTCTCGACGTGGTACCACGAGGGTGTCCCCGGCCATCACCTCCAGCTCGCGCAGTGGGCCCATGTCGCGGAGAACCTGTCCCGCTACCAGGCGGCGGTGGGCGGGGTCAGCGCCAATGCCGAGGGCTGGGCGCTGTACGCGGAGCGGCTGATGGACGAACTGGGCTTCCTCACGGATCCGGAGCAGCGGCTCGGCTATCTCGACGCGCAGATGATGCGGGCCACCCGGGTCATCGTCGACATCGGCATGCACCTGGAGCTGGAGATCCCGGCCGACTCCCCCTTCCACCCGGGCGAGCGCTGGACTCCCGAGCTGGCACAGGAGTTCTTCGGCGCGCACAGCAGCCGTCCGGCGGACTTCGTGGAGAGCGAGCTGACCCGCTACCTCACGATCCCCGGCCAGGCCATCGGCTACAAGCTCGGCGAGCGGGCCTGGCTGCTCGGCCGGGAGAAGGCGCGGCAGCGGCACGGCGAGGCCTTCGACCTCAAGGCCTGGCACATGGCGGCGCTGTCGCAGGGCTCGCTCGGCCTGGACGACCTGGTCGACGAGCTGGCGCGGCTCTGA